GACCGAAATATTCCGGCTTTGAAAATCAAATCTGTACAGATCCAAGACTTGATCCACCAATTCCGGCAAATGCACCTCTTCGCGGTTCAAAAAAGCGCCGGCGGCATCCGCCCGCGTCAACTGCTGCAGATCGTTGACCAGCCGGACCAGGCGGAGGATTTCCTGCTCCAGCATTTCGAACGTCTCCCGGGAAGGAGAAACGACCCCATCCGAGAGGCCCTCCAAGTATCCCCGTATATTCGTGAGCGGCGTCCGCAGTTCGTGGGCGATATCCACGATCATCGTTTTCCGGAGATGTTCGATTTTTTCCAGATTGTCGGCCATTTGATCGAAAGCCCTTCCCAGCCGTCCGATCTCGTCATCCGTGGCGATGCCCGTCCGCGCCGAATAGTTTCCGGATGCCAGCCGCTCCGTGATCTCCGAAATCCGCAACAGCGGCCGCAGGACCGCCCGCGTGAGGAAATAGCTCAACACAACGGACAAGCCCAGGGCGATAACACTGCCCTGGATCAGATAGCGCCGGATGGATTCGACAAACATTCCGTGGGATTCGACAGGCGCAATATGATATTTCTCCATGAGTTCCGAAAAATAATTGGCCGCAAGTATGTCAATGGCCAGCCAAACCACCAGAATCACCGTCGCGATGACGGGAATGTTGATCCCCAAAAGCTTCCACAAAAGACGGTTTTTCATCTCAATCCTCCGCGTCTTCCGCACCCGGCGATTCGGCGAACTGATAGCCGATGCCCCGCACCGTCAGGACGTAAACCGGCCGGGAAGAATCGGCCTCAATCTTTTGCCTGAGCTTCCCGATGTGCACGTCGATCACCCGATCGACGACGCTCTCATCGTGCTGGTAGATCCGATCAAGCAACTCTCCGCGCGAAAAAACCCGCCCGGGAGCCCGCATGAACGTTTCCAGCAGCTTGAATTCGATGGGAGTCAGAGAAACGGGACGATCCCCGAGAGTTACCTTGTGCTTTTCCGCATCGAGGCGAAGGTCGCCGCTGTGGAGTAAATGCCCGCTTTGCGATGCGCCGGATTGCACCCTTCTCAAAATCGCCTTCACCCGCTCCACCAGCTCGCGGGGGCTGAAAGGCTTGACGACGTAATCGTCCGCGCCGAGGGAAAATCCCAGGACCCTGTCCATCTCTTCTTCCCGGGCGGTCAGGATCAGAATCGGCACATCGGAAATCTTGCGTATCTCCCTGCAGACATCCCAGCCATCCATCCCGGGAAGCATGAGGTCGAGAATCACCAATCCGGGCCGGCGGTTTCTTACAGCATCCATTCCCGCTTCCCCGTCATGCGCCAGAATCGTCCCGAAGCCGGAGCGATTCAGATACGTCGACACGAGCGTGGCAATGTTTTTTTCGTCCTCGATAATCAATATCGGTGTTTCCGTTTTCACGTTCACCATTCCCGGATGCGCTCCCAAATCGCAGAAAAATTCCACACCCCATAAATATCATGAAAATATAAAGAAACCGTAAAACCGGCAGGAGGCCGGACGGAAAATGAAAGACACGCCGCGGAAATCCGCGGAGCGTGTGAAAAAGGCATTGAAACCGGCCGGGGCCCGGGGACCTCTCCCGATCAAAGCCCGCCGAGAAGGCTGTTTTTACAGGTTTTTTCTCAACGCCTCGCGGATTTTTTCAAGTTCCTCCGGGACGTAAGGAACCGGCTCTCCCTGTCCCCATACCGGGCCGGGCCAAGCGGCATCCCCCGCGCGGCGGGCAATCACGTGGATGTGAAGCTGTGGCACCAGATTGCCGAGCGCACCGATGTTGATCTTGTCCGGCGCGAAAAGACGCTCGAGCAGCTTCGACACATCGGCGATCTCCTCGATGAGCCGGGCCCGCTCTTCCTCCGCGAGATCGTGTACCTCTTTTAGCCCCTGTCGGGCGGGCACCAGAATCAGCCAGGGGTAGCGGGCATCCCGCATCAGGAGGAGATGCGAGAGCGGTAGCGCGGCGATGAATTCGGTATCCTGCGCAAGGCGCGGGTGAAGTTCAAACATGGTAAATTCACTCCCATCATTTTCCGCGCAAAACTCGCGGAATAATGCTTTTTCCCCGCCAAAAATCAGGCGGTCAGCTCCGGCGCCGGAAGCGGATTCCACCACCTCTTCAGGTTCAGATCCCCGGAGATCACACCGGCCGCGTTATAGCCCGGCGCCCCGTTCAGCCCCCCGCCCTGGCAGCTGGAGCCGCACAGGTAATATCCCTCCAGCGGCGTCCGCATCCCCGAGAGAAGCGGATGCGGCCGGTTGATTCCCAACTGCTCCTTCTTGTACGCCCCCATCCGGACAGCGCCGCGCACCATGTTTTTGTTCCCCCGCTCGATGTCGATGGGGGTATGGAGTTTCGCGGCCCGCACGACATCCAGCGTCAGGTTCGGTGCAAACTCCCGCCAGGCGGCGACCAGCCGGTCGGTCATCTCATCGCGTATCTCATCCCACTTTTCAGGCCCCGCCCCCTCCACATCGTAAGGAGCGCCCGGCCACCAGAACGCCACGTGGCCGCCCTCGGGGGCATAGGAGGGATAGTGCTGGCTGTTGCACGAGCCGTTGCCCATCGGCGTGGTCGGCAGCTTTCCGGCGCGGCGCTCCCGGGCGTTCTGCTCCACCTCCTCGTCGGTATCCGCCCCGAATATGACGTTGTAGGACTCGCCGACGTCCGGATCGAATTCCTCGGCCAGATAGCGGGGGCGGTCGGAGAGCGCGAGATGAAGGGTCATCAGGGAATGGAAACCCCAGTCCCAGTTGCGCATTTTTTCATTCACCTCCGAGGGAAAGGCATCTTCCCCGGCGAGGCGGATCGAGACCGGCGCATTCAGGCTGCTGGCCACAAACTGTTTGGCCGTGACACGCTCGCCGTTTTCCAGAACGATGCCGGTGGCGCGGTTGCCCTCTCGGGTAACTTCGCGTACCGGATTTTCCCTATGAATGCTGCCGCCGTGCTCCGTGATGAGTTTTTCCAGCGCCCGCGGCAACTCAAGGGCGCCCCCGCGGGGGAGACCCAGCGTGGTCTGCGTGGAAAATAGCGAGGGGAGGAACATGCCGGTGCCCGGCTCATTTTCCACCGTGATGGCGTGCGCGAAAAGCTTGAAGAGGCACCGCAGCTTGGGATGCTCGAAGTGCGCATCAATGGCTTCCGAGATGGTCATGGGCGCAAAGGCGAGCAATTCGCGTCCTTTCGCACCGCCGATGCGGGCCGCTACTTCTTCCGGCGCCAGCGGAACATGGAAAAGAAAGCTCCGCAAAAGGGGAGCCAGTTCCACCGCGTAGCGCTGGTGCAGCGCCCGGAAGGTGTCCGCATCCTTCTTGGAAAATCGCGCTATCGAGGCCGCGCTCTTTTCCGCATTGCGATGCAGCACAATCGCGGTCTTGTCCCGGAAGAGAGCGGCGTGCTGCACATCCGGGGTGAGATACCGGAAACCATAGCGGCCCAGTTCCAGATCGCGGACGATGGGAAAGTCGTCGAGCCCGATGAAAAAATTGGCGTGCATGTTGGATCGGTAGCCGGGCAGCAGATACTCCCGGGTGGAGGCGCCGCCGCCGATTT
The sequence above is drawn from the bacterium genome and encodes:
- a CDS encoding ATP-binding protein, translating into MKNRLLWKLLGINIPVIATVILVVWLAIDILAANYFSELMEKYHIAPVESHGMFVESIRRYLIQGSVIALGLSVVLSYFLTRAVLRPLLRISEITERLASGNYSARTGIATDDEIGRLGRAFDQMADNLEKIEHLRKTMIVDIAHELRTPLTNIRGYLEGLSDGVVSPSRETFEMLEQEILRLVRLVNDLQQLTRADAAGAFLNREEVHLPELVDQVLDLYRFDFQSRNISVGKKFSDEARCVKADRDKLMQALSNLIQNASKYTPIGGAIEISADVVADGIMLAFANTGGGIAEEELPFIFERFYRADKSRSRESGGAGLGLAIVKSLIEAHGGSVGAACDRDKIRIWLTLPA
- a CDS encoding HIT family protein, with the translated sequence MFELHPRLAQDTEFIAALPLSHLLLMRDARYPWLILVPARQGLKEVHDLAEEERARLIEEIADVSKLLERLFAPDKINIGALGNLVPQLHIHVIARRAGDAAWPGPVWGQGEPVPYVPEELEKIREALRKNL
- a CDS encoding response regulator transcription factor, whose product is MVNVKTETPILIIEDEKNIATLVSTYLNRSGFGTILAHDGEAGMDAVRNRRPGLVILDLMLPGMDGWDVCREIRKISDVPILILTAREEEMDRVLGFSLGADDYVVKPFSPRELVERVKAILRRVQSGASQSGHLLHSGDLRLDAEKHKVTLGDRPVSLTPIEFKLLETFMRAPGRVFSRGELLDRIYQHDESVVDRVIDVHIGKLRQKIEADSSRPVYVLTVRGIGYQFAESPGAEDAED
- a CDS encoding NAD(P)/FAD-dependent oxidoreductase, with the protein product MDYDGIVIGAGHNGLVCAAYMARCGLKVGVFEAEAEIGGGASTREYLLPGYRSNMHANFFIGLDDFPIVRDLELGRYGFRYLTPDVQHAALFRDKTAIVLHRNAEKSAASIARFSKKDADTFRALHQRYAVELAPLLRSFLFHVPLAPEEVAARIGGAKGRELLAFAPMTISEAIDAHFEHPKLRCLFKLFAHAITVENEPGTGMFLPSLFSTQTTLGLPRGGALELPRALEKLITEHGGSIHRENPVREVTREGNRATGIVLENGERVTAKQFVASSLNAPVSIRLAGEDAFPSEVNEKMRNWDWGFHSLMTLHLALSDRPRYLAEEFDPDVGESYNVIFGADTDEEVEQNARERRAGKLPTTPMGNGSCNSQHYPSYAPEGGHVAFWWPGAPYDVEGAGPEKWDEIRDEMTDRLVAAWREFAPNLTLDVVRAAKLHTPIDIERGNKNMVRGAVRMGAYKKEQLGINRPHPLLSGMRTPLEGYYLCGSSCQGGGLNGAPGYNAAGVISGDLNLKRWWNPLPAPELTA